The genome window GGTTATCTGCAATCTCAGATTTATATACCTGAGCCTGAAACTGGTCAGGAACTAATAATTGGATATAATCGGCTACATCAGAAGCATCTTTAGCCGATATGGGTTTAAATCCATTCTCAATTGCCTTTTCGTAATTAGGACTGTCCTTTACCTCAGCGACAATTACTTCTAATCCGCTATCTCGTAGATTTTGGGCATGGGCATGTCCTTGTGCTCCATAGCCAATGATAGCAATTTTCTTCCCTTTTAGAACTTGTAAATCTGCATCCCTGTCATAATAAATTGTTGCCATTTTTTTCCTCCTTTTTATTCTGGCGCTCTTTGCACCTTTGCGAAAGATTATTTGATAATCCCTAATTTACCTCTCTTAATTGTCTTGCCATCTGAGATAACATAGATGTAAATTCCAGAGGCAATTTTTTCATTGGCATCGTTTCTACAATCCCACTTCCACTCATTATTAATATCACCACTTATCTCTCTTTCAAACACCTTCTCTCCAACTATATTATAAATCTTTAGCTTTATTTTGTCAACTGG of bacterium contains these proteins:
- a CDS encoding T9SS type A sorting domain-containing protein: GDKRAFRMIVSSVPLPIPIFSINDVYCYPNPTKDEITFSKLPVDKIKLKIYNIVGEKVFEREISGDINNEWKWDCRNDANEKIASGIYIYVISDGKTIKRGKLGIIK